In Bacteroidia bacterium, a genomic segment contains:
- a CDS encoding UTP--glucose-1-phosphate uridylyltransferase: protein MTNPFLETIVSNDREKQNQSFFSLAAQMPLPQLLQSLAEVDQFRMHSESLYHRVRACLFLYAGYRFFVQEHPDLPRTGNLPSEGFADLLQRRFEYAITAFHRDAADSGMNGNLASGLAEAYHHLSFQILSDQVRKSVRASKGNQWLFRGGNIAEHPIRFHSLLLKREGDRHFFPILTEHTPVRLDLSHSCWSDIFFLGMDYPEGARVINISVDLGVFGRDREVKPPISTHIRVIAEPLIRLTSIDLNTTRDITDLKDLFNFGNDYLSLLKAGIIASGLIPPSFESTGQCLKEILSKIVGTGLGIELVTSVNDIPKGSRFAVSTNLLGSIISVLMRATGQTQSLEGGLTEGERRMIASRAILGEWLGGSGGGWQDSGGIWPGIKMISGTLASEGDPEFGISRGCLLPRHKVITSPDLHPDMEKLLTENLLLMHGGMAQNVGPVLEMVTEKYLLRAEREWNARKSAGGIFDSILSSLKTADIGALAAATTRNFDGPIKAIIPAATNAFTERVISKAKTEFGNDYLGFLMLGGMSGGGMGMFVKTKNQQADKVKLLEILRKTKQEFAPGLPFAMEPVVYNFSVNNQGSFATLKHGNYALMPSIYYNIHVSGLVNGEPSAIPFNRKEEFDYFTTVANPDTEVLPLLRTMVSSLFKVNTTTNSKGSAEDHKVAAIKSKNGFDAIQHETLRRDMIRGRIGLARNRLPAETLIEDVDNSSISELEKLDSHCAETGETAIRQHSVAVFSLAGGAGSRWTQGAGVIKALNPFVEIAGKHRSFLEVHLTKTTVTAEKLNAHIPHIIATSYLTQEAIRDELLRTGNFGYKGHTYLSAGRSIGQRFIPMERDLKYLWEETPQEMLDENKQKVKDAVRNTLVQWATEKGEGNDYTENLAEQRLSPLGHWYEVSNLLRNGTLSRMLKEIPSIKTLMLHNIDTLGADLDPRALGYHLQSGNMLTFEVVPRRIEDRGGGLATVNGKVRLLEGLAQPGEDDELKLSYYNSMTTWIDIDQLMGWFGLNREQLLSGKMDIDTIVRDHAWRLPTYVTIKNVKYRWGHGQEDIYPVAQMEKLWSDMSSLPDVTCGFLAVPRKRGQQLKDPAQLDAWITDGSKEYISRLCGWEKE, encoded by the coding sequence ATGACAAATCCATTTCTGGAAACCATTGTCAGTAATGACAGGGAAAAGCAAAACCAGTCGTTTTTCAGTCTGGCCGCTCAAATGCCGCTCCCGCAATTGCTGCAATCCCTTGCCGAAGTCGATCAGTTTCGTATGCATTCGGAAAGCCTTTACCACCGGGTAAGGGCGTGTCTGTTTCTATATGCCGGATACCGGTTTTTTGTGCAGGAACACCCGGACTTGCCCCGGACAGGCAACCTGCCGTCTGAAGGTTTTGCGGATCTCCTGCAAAGAAGATTTGAATACGCAATTACTGCATTTCATCGCGATGCCGCAGATTCGGGGATGAATGGCAACCTAGCCAGTGGGCTGGCTGAAGCCTATCACCATCTCTCTTTCCAAATTCTGAGTGATCAGGTGCGCAAAAGTGTAAGGGCCAGCAAAGGCAACCAATGGCTGTTTCGCGGGGGCAATATCGCCGAACACCCGATACGCTTTCATTCGCTCTTATTGAAAAGGGAGGGAGACAGACATTTTTTCCCCATACTTACCGAACATACCCCGGTGCGCCTGGATCTGAGTCACAGTTGCTGGTCTGATATTTTTTTCCTGGGAATGGACTATCCCGAAGGTGCCCGGGTCATAAATATTTCGGTAGATCTGGGCGTGTTTGGCAGAGATCGCGAGGTAAAACCGCCAATCTCTACGCACATACGCGTGATTGCAGAACCCCTGATCCGGTTGACAAGCATTGACCTCAACACTACCAGGGATATCACCGACCTTAAGGACCTGTTCAACTTTGGCAACGACTACCTGTCCCTCCTGAAAGCCGGCATCATTGCTTCCGGACTGATCCCACCTTCCTTTGAAAGTACCGGGCAATGTTTGAAAGAAATTTTGTCAAAAATTGTGGGAACAGGGCTGGGAATAGAACTCGTCACCAGCGTCAACGATATTCCCAAAGGTTCGCGGTTTGCCGTTTCCACCAACCTGCTAGGTTCCATTATTTCAGTACTTATGCGTGCCACCGGTCAGACTCAGTCGCTCGAAGGCGGGCTCACCGAGGGAGAAAGAAGGATGATTGCCTCGCGGGCTATTTTGGGAGAATGGCTGGGAGGATCAGGTGGCGGATGGCAGGATTCGGGAGGGATATGGCCCGGAATCAAAATGATCAGTGGTACCCTCGCCAGCGAAGGAGATCCGGAGTTTGGCATAAGCAGAGGATGCCTGCTTCCCCGCCACAAGGTGATTACGTCCCCCGATCTTCACCCAGACATGGAAAAACTACTCACAGAAAACCTGCTGCTTATGCACGGCGGTATGGCACAAAATGTAGGACCTGTGCTGGAGATGGTAACCGAAAAATATTTACTGCGCGCCGAAAGAGAATGGAATGCAAGAAAATCCGCTGGCGGCATCTTTGATTCTATTCTCTCGTCATTAAAAACCGCTGACATTGGCGCATTGGCAGCAGCTACCACCCGCAACTTTGACGGACCGATCAAAGCCATCATCCCCGCCGCTACCAATGCCTTTACGGAAAGGGTTATTTCGAAAGCAAAAACAGAATTTGGCAATGACTATCTGGGTTTTTTAATGCTCGGAGGAATGTCTGGCGGGGGAATGGGCATGTTTGTGAAAACCAAAAATCAGCAGGCAGACAAAGTCAAATTGTTGGAAATCCTGCGGAAAACCAAACAGGAATTTGCGCCCGGATTGCCATTTGCCATGGAGCCGGTGGTGTACAATTTTTCGGTCAACAATCAGGGGTCTTTCGCTACTTTAAAGCATGGCAATTATGCCCTGATGCCTTCGATCTATTACAATATTCATGTTTCAGGACTGGTCAATGGAGAGCCTTCGGCAATTCCATTCAACCGAAAAGAGGAATTTGACTATTTCACTACCGTAGCCAATCCCGATACGGAAGTTTTGCCTTTATTGCGCACGATGGTTAGCAGCCTCTTTAAGGTCAATACCACTACGAATAGCAAAGGCTCTGCCGAGGATCACAAAGTTGCAGCAATCAAATCTAAAAATGGATTTGACGCCATTCAGCATGAAACGCTTCGGCGCGACATGATCCGTGGACGCATAGGTCTTGCCAGAAATCGTCTTCCGGCCGAAACGCTGATTGAAGATGTGGATAATTCATCGATAAGTGAATTGGAAAAATTGGACAGCCACTGCGCCGAAACAGGGGAAACGGCGATTCGGCAGCATTCAGTTGCGGTATTTTCGCTCGCAGGCGGTGCTGGTAGTCGCTGGACGCAGGGAGCGGGAGTCATCAAAGCGCTGAATCCATTTGTCGAAATTGCAGGAAAACACCGAAGCTTTCTGGAAGTTCATCTGACAAAAACTACCGTTACCGCAGAAAAACTGAATGCGCATATACCTCATATAATCGCGACCTCTTATCTTACACAGGAAGCTATCCGCGACGAATTGTTGCGTACCGGTAATTTTGGTTACAAAGGGCATACATACCTTTCGGCGGGAAGATCCATCGGGCAGCGGTTTATACCCATGGAACGCGATCTGAAATACCTGTGGGAAGAAACGCCTCAGGAAATGCTCGATGAAAACAAACAAAAAGTCAAGGATGCAGTCCGAAATACTTTGGTGCAATGGGCTACCGAAAAAGGAGAAGGAAACGACTATACGGAAAATCTGGCGGAGCAACGGCTCAGTCCGCTGGGACACTGGTATGAAGTATCCAATCTCCTCCGAAATGGTACGCTCAGCAGAATGCTGAAAGAGATACCTTCGATCAAAACGCTGATGCTCCACAATATCGATACGCTGGGTGCAGATCTTGATCCGCGTGCCCTGGGTTATCATCTACAATCGGGCAATATGCTTACGTTTGAAGTGGTCCCCAGAAGAATTGAAGACCGGGGAGGAGGGCTCGCCACCGTCAACGGGAAGGTTCGGCTTCTCGAAGGCCTCGCCCAGCCGGGTGAGGATGATGAACTGAAACTCAGCTATTACAATTCTATGACCACCTGGATTGACATAGACCAATTGATGGGGTGGTTTGGGCTGAACCGCGAGCAACTCCTTTCGGGAAAAATGGATATTGACACGATTGTCAGAGATCATGCCTGGAGGTTGCCTACGTACGTCACCATCAAAAATGTGAAATATCGCTGGGGACATGGGCAGGAAGACATATATCCCGTCGCTCAAATGGAAAAACTTTGGAGCGATATGAGTTCGTTGCCCGATGTTACCTGTGGATTTCTGGCAGTTCCGCGCAAACGCGGACAACAATTGAAAGATCCTGCGCAACTGGATGCATGGATTACCGATGGCAGCAAGGAGTATATTTCCCGTCTGTGTGGCTGGGAAAAAGAATAA